A window from Chrysemys picta bellii isolate R12L10 chromosome 2, ASM1138683v2, whole genome shotgun sequence encodes these proteins:
- the BAG4 gene encoding BAG family molecular chaperone regulator 4 isoform X2 yields the protein MLKPFTNYTQHHGKAVKEQPPYPGYGSNYWNSAVQPRVPYPSPYPAGPELQSQGLESPYTNGAYGAPGAAPHYANLPQSNTYYSGHSRASYPAESPSMYRPPSAASHWHYPPPDCPPEGPSLRRQAPGYSPPPTPGMPVPHYPYGGDTNPGIPQQGPPPQPRPQDESWASSGIYGMQPRYAWPAASTPQGSPFVSESSPSWPGNGAPSPHPPAHDTKDTTYDKPDQGANHNNYFPEVNHQPSGTMNDHKSTQFNTKPSHFNPKVQYSAQPQMYDNVPRKPPLNQDAGFKPSDQPLSKSLGMQAGIQRVMQVMEEVEQLEQEVDEFVGKKTDKAYRLLEEMLTKELLELDSIETRGQDNVRQARKEAVHRIQAILEKLEKKGL from the exons ATGCTGAAGCCCTTCACAAACTACACACAGCACCACGGAAAGGCAGTCAAG GAGCAGCCTCCTTATCCTGGATATGGTTCCAACTACTGGAACTCTGCGGTGCAGCCTAGAGTTCCCTACCCAAGTCCGTACCCCGCTGGACCTGAGTTACAAAGCCAG GGACTGGAGTCTCCCTACACAAATGGAGCCTATGGCGCACCTGGGGCTGCTCCACACTATGCTAATCTGCCACAGTCAAACACTTACTATTCTGGGCACTCTCGGGCCTCCTACCCGGCAGAGTCTCCGAGCATGTACCGACCGCCATCGGCAGCCTCGCATTGGCATTATCCCCCACCAGACTGCCCCCCGGAAGGCCCCTCTCTCAGGAGGCAGGCCCCAGGATACTCCCCACCACCG ACCCCAGGTATGCCTGTCCCACACTATCCATATGGAGGAGATACCAACCCTGGCATTCCACAGCAAGGGCCACCACCACAACCAAGACCCCAGGATGAATCGTGGGCTTCCTCTGGCATCTATGGAATGCAGCCACGTTACGCCTGGCCTGCTGCTTCGACACCCCAAGGAAGTCCATTTGTTTCAGAATCCTCTCCATCCTGGCCTGGCAATGGAGCCCCTTCTCCTCATCCTCCAGCTCATGATACAAAG GATACTACTTATGACAAACCAGACCAAGGAGCAAACCACAACAACTACTTCCCAGAAGTCAATCATCAGCCCTCTGGGACTATGAATGATCATAAGTCAACTCAATTCAACACCAAACCATCCCATTTCAATCCCAAAGTGCAATACAGTGCACAGCCCCAAATGTATGATAATGTACCTAGGAAACCACCTTTGAACCAGGATGCAGGTTTTAAACCCAGCGACCAGCCTTTGTCAAAATCCCTGGGAATGCAGGCAGGGATTCAAAGAGTTATGCAAGTTATGGAGGAGGTCGAGCAGTTGGAGCAAGAGGTGGATGAATTTGTAGGAAAAAAGACAGACAAAGCATACCGGCTCCTGGAGGAAATGCTGACCAAGGAGCTGTTGGAACTGGATTCCATAGAGACTCGTGGCCAGGACAATGTTCGACAGGCTAGGAAGGAGGCTGTTCATAGAATCCAGGCCATactggaaaaactggaaaaaaagggaTTGTGA
- the BAG4 gene encoding BAG family molecular chaperone regulator 4 isoform X3 — translation MYWEHKLSWEQPPYPGYGSNYWNSAVQPRVPYPSPYPAGPELQSQGLESPYTNGAYGAPGAAPHYANLPQSNTYYSGHSRASYPAESPSMYRPPSAASHWHYPPPDCPPEGPSLRRQAPGYSPPPTPGMPVPHYPYGGDTNPGIPQQGPPPQPRPQDESWASSGIYGMQPRYAWPAASTPQGSPFVSESSPSWPGNGAPSPHPPAHDTKDTTYDKPDQGANHNNYFPEVNHQPSGTMNDHKSTQFNTKPSHFNPKVQYSAQPQMYDNVPRKPPLNQDAGFKPSDQPLSKSLGMQAGIQRVMQVMEEVEQLEQEVDEFVGKKTDKAYRLLEEMLTKELLELDSIETRGQDNVRQARKEAVHRIQAILEKLEKKGL, via the exons atgtattgggagcataagctttcgtgg GAGCAGCCTCCTTATCCTGGATATGGTTCCAACTACTGGAACTCTGCGGTGCAGCCTAGAGTTCCCTACCCAAGTCCGTACCCCGCTGGACCTGAGTTACAAAGCCAG GGACTGGAGTCTCCCTACACAAATGGAGCCTATGGCGCACCTGGGGCTGCTCCACACTATGCTAATCTGCCACAGTCAAACACTTACTATTCTGGGCACTCTCGGGCCTCCTACCCGGCAGAGTCTCCGAGCATGTACCGACCGCCATCGGCAGCCTCGCATTGGCATTATCCCCCACCAGACTGCCCCCCGGAAGGCCCCTCTCTCAGGAGGCAGGCCCCAGGATACTCCCCACCACCG ACCCCAGGTATGCCTGTCCCACACTATCCATATGGAGGAGATACCAACCCTGGCATTCCACAGCAAGGGCCACCACCACAACCAAGACCCCAGGATGAATCGTGGGCTTCCTCTGGCATCTATGGAATGCAGCCACGTTACGCCTGGCCTGCTGCTTCGACACCCCAAGGAAGTCCATTTGTTTCAGAATCCTCTCCATCCTGGCCTGGCAATGGAGCCCCTTCTCCTCATCCTCCAGCTCATGATACAAAG GATACTACTTATGACAAACCAGACCAAGGAGCAAACCACAACAACTACTTCCCAGAAGTCAATCATCAGCCCTCTGGGACTATGAATGATCATAAGTCAACTCAATTCAACACCAAACCATCCCATTTCAATCCCAAAGTGCAATACAGTGCACAGCCCCAAATGTATGATAATGTACCTAGGAAACCACCTTTGAACCAGGATGCAGGTTTTAAACCCAGCGACCAGCCTTTGTCAAAATCCCTGGGAATGCAGGCAGGGATTCAAAGAGTTATGCAAGTTATGGAGGAGGTCGAGCAGTTGGAGCAAGAGGTGGATGAATTTGTAGGAAAAAAGACAGACAAAGCATACCGGCTCCTGGAGGAAATGCTGACCAAGGAGCTGTTGGAACTGGATTCCATAGAGACTCGTGGCCAGGACAATGTTCGACAGGCTAGGAAGGAGGCTGTTCATAGAATCCAGGCCATactggaaaaactggaaaaaaagggaTTGTGA
- the BAG4 gene encoding BAG family molecular chaperone regulator 4 isoform X1, with product MSALRRLFYGPEAERARPEPEPPPGPWGMEARACPQHRAAGPAWPGGSYCPVGGSGWDRPGRGGGPQEQPPYPGYGSNYWNSAVQPRVPYPSPYPAGPELQSQGLESPYTNGAYGAPGAAPHYANLPQSNTYYSGHSRASYPAESPSMYRPPSAASHWHYPPPDCPPEGPSLRRQAPGYSPPPTPGMPVPHYPYGGDTNPGIPQQGPPPQPRPQDESWASSGIYGMQPRYAWPAASTPQGSPFVSESSPSWPGNGAPSPHPPAHDTKDTTYDKPDQGANHNNYFPEVNHQPSGTMNDHKSTQFNTKPSHFNPKVQYSAQPQMYDNVPRKPPLNQDAGFKPSDQPLSKSLGMQAGIQRVMQVMEEVEQLEQEVDEFVGKKTDKAYRLLEEMLTKELLELDSIETRGQDNVRQARKEAVHRIQAILEKLEKKGL from the exons ATGTCTGCCCTGCGGCGGCTGTTCTACGGCCCCGAGGCGGAGCGGgctcggccggagccggagccgcccCCGGGTCCCTGGGGCATGGAAGCCCGGGCGTGCCCGCAGCACCGCGCGGCCGGGCCGGCCTGGCCCGGGGGCAGCTACTGCCCCGTGGGGGGGAGCGGCTGGGACAGGCCCGGCCGGGGCGGCGGCCCCCAG GAGCAGCCTCCTTATCCTGGATATGGTTCCAACTACTGGAACTCTGCGGTGCAGCCTAGAGTTCCCTACCCAAGTCCGTACCCCGCTGGACCTGAGTTACAAAGCCAG GGACTGGAGTCTCCCTACACAAATGGAGCCTATGGCGCACCTGGGGCTGCTCCACACTATGCTAATCTGCCACAGTCAAACACTTACTATTCTGGGCACTCTCGGGCCTCCTACCCGGCAGAGTCTCCGAGCATGTACCGACCGCCATCGGCAGCCTCGCATTGGCATTATCCCCCACCAGACTGCCCCCCGGAAGGCCCCTCTCTCAGGAGGCAGGCCCCAGGATACTCCCCACCACCG ACCCCAGGTATGCCTGTCCCACACTATCCATATGGAGGAGATACCAACCCTGGCATTCCACAGCAAGGGCCACCACCACAACCAAGACCCCAGGATGAATCGTGGGCTTCCTCTGGCATCTATGGAATGCAGCCACGTTACGCCTGGCCTGCTGCTTCGACACCCCAAGGAAGTCCATTTGTTTCAGAATCCTCTCCATCCTGGCCTGGCAATGGAGCCCCTTCTCCTCATCCTCCAGCTCATGATACAAAG GATACTACTTATGACAAACCAGACCAAGGAGCAAACCACAACAACTACTTCCCAGAAGTCAATCATCAGCCCTCTGGGACTATGAATGATCATAAGTCAACTCAATTCAACACCAAACCATCCCATTTCAATCCCAAAGTGCAATACAGTGCACAGCCCCAAATGTATGATAATGTACCTAGGAAACCACCTTTGAACCAGGATGCAGGTTTTAAACCCAGCGACCAGCCTTTGTCAAAATCCCTGGGAATGCAGGCAGGGATTCAAAGAGTTATGCAAGTTATGGAGGAGGTCGAGCAGTTGGAGCAAGAGGTGGATGAATTTGTAGGAAAAAAGACAGACAAAGCATACCGGCTCCTGGAGGAAATGCTGACCAAGGAGCTGTTGGAACTGGATTCCATAGAGACTCGTGGCCAGGACAATGTTCGACAGGCTAGGAAGGAGGCTGTTCATAGAATCCAGGCCATactggaaaaactggaaaaaaagggaTTGTGA